A window of the Harmonia axyridis chromosome 5, icHarAxyr1.1, whole genome shotgun sequence genome harbors these coding sequences:
- the LOC123680662 gene encoding uncharacterized protein LOC123680662, whose amino-acid sequence MARHVRWCCPPVIMCLIFGISSMTWITTTRADCFYDDQRYEEGVEVETFEHCLNCTCTKGVLLCYLRVCPNIPNPPPVGCILLHRYRTCCPELICTDFVGDGNALEARSEPEEFDLLPFEGDEDTDACIFNGSIYGSGSAMDSSSQCEYCYCLRGKQTCVKPKCLLPIDGCTPTYDTNQCCPVQYNCSLDISVSSTTTTMIPKIKSSTGGCLVDNEFYAEGDKVLGIGHSACDNCYCLRGMLRCEPLSCAPPLLGCTPIIKSGECCAASYNCTGSIEINPVPNYGQYPIVSAEYSKLRKEQPKRPYSSHSYKNNKPQNHESNDPFYVIAETPISNNKVHRNQDSSGTTRQFSGFYFNPSTTTPFYYKSMVREGASTNGFKHVTRSYPESKFRSSTLNDNDILRKKDQELQITIDSRGKSTTLNLLDTKITNDFNYIVDTTTEIFNVEETTNFTEQTIETTSTIEPDLTETTYTKNEDYSTTTTEEFTTLKETPTTADENISETITIKSVLNSTDCTNGTDSEQILAEKINELAETNQYTPSTEVSSSESTDITEIDLQSSFASVDGGFPKVKNGSKITSLLNASKTKENDYDLDYNDPSLPPSLPNLHIIPFLAADALDSKKGNDKTVYAQDKSSNDSIEFTNLFSPPEKTEGGFVPNSNPVILETLYDNAVTIPSSSSSTENPPASCSSRGENILHGQSVASDSPCTTCTCFYGNIVCQKVSCPLPKPNCRKSIEDLNLCCPVYLCDDVDSPVNVHRKNTPGNKEPTLDPFKDVIKTEPAPDLQSLMVDMLPHLTKKTTKEPTIYITTLQPVTVQPEAEKTIDKKDDTLGLDKVLKLLLGGLDDRKATSSSHEEPIAKNSGNPAVTDVLNNLENEDRNSSAAILKLAGCNIYGRMYRVGRIISELSGPCLECKCTEVGVQCKQLTC is encoded by the exons attGTTTTTACGATGACCAAAGGTACGAAGAAGGAGTAGAAGTTGAAACGTTCGAACATTGTTTGAACTGTACATGTACTAAAGGTGTTCTACTCTGCTACCTCAGGGTTTGTCCGAACATTCCAAATCCACCACCAGTTGGTTGTATACTTTTGCATCGTTATAGGACTTGTTGTCCAGAACTTATATGTACAG ACTTCGTAGGAGATGGTAATGCCTTGGAGGCGAGATCAGAGCCAGAAGAATTTGATCTCTTACCATTTGAGGGTGATGAAGATACTGATG ctTGTATTTTCAACGGAAGCATCTATGGTTCTGGATCAGCAATGGACTCTTCATCACAATGCGAATATTGTTATTGCTTGAGAGGGAAACAAACTTGTGTGAAACCTAAATGTCTTCTTCCAATAGATGGTTGTACTCCAACTTATGACACTAACCAATGTTGTCCTGTCcagtataattgttcattagataTTTCAGTGAGCAGTACCACAACTACAATGATTCCGAAAATAAAATCTAGTACAG GTGGTTGTTTGGTAGACAATGAATTTTATGCAGAAGGTGACAAAGTACTTGGTATTGGACATTCTGCTTGTGATAACTGTTACTGTCTGAGAGGCATGTTACGTTGTGAACCCTTATCTTGTGCTCCTCCTCTTCTTGGATGTACGCCTATAATAAAATCTGGAGAATGTTGTGCTGCAAGTTACAACTGCA CCGGAAGCATAGAGATCAACCCTGTACCAAACTACGGACAATATCCAATAGTTAGTGCAGAGTATTCTAAACTACGTAAAGAACAACCTAAGAGACCATACTCGTCCcattcttataaaaataataaaccccaGAATCACGAATCAAATGATCCTTTCTATGTCATTGCAGAGACACCGATATCTAATAACAAAGTTCATCGAAATCAAGATAGTTCGGGAACTACAAGGCAATTCTCAGGATTTTATTTCAATCCAAGTACAACGACTCCTTTCTACTACAAATCTATGGTAAGAGAAGGTGCTTCTACCAACGGGTTTAAACATGTGACAAGGAGTTATCCTGAAAGTAAGTTTAGAAGCAGCACCCTCAATGATAATGACATTCTAAGAAAAAAAGACCAAGAACTTCAGATAACAATAGATTCAAGAGGAAAAAGCACAACACTTAATCTTCTCGATACCAAAATAACGAATGATTTCAATTATATAGTTGACACAACTACAGAAATTTTCAACGTGGAAGAAACAACTAATTTCACAGAACAAACTATTGAAACCACGTCCACAATTGAACCGGATCTGACAGAAACTACATATACCAAAAACGAAGACTACTCAACAACAACAACTGAAGAATTTACAACATTGAAAGAAACTCCAACTACAGCGGATGAAAACATTTCCGAAACAATAACAATCAAATCTGTATTGAATTCAACTGATTGTACTAACGGTACTGATTCGGAGCAAATACTAGCCgaaaaaatcaatgaactagCAGAAACAAATCAATATACACCTTCTACTGAAGTGTCCAGTAGTGAATCAACAGATATTACAGAAATTGATTTGCAAAGCAGTTTCGCTTCTGTAGATGGTGGTTTTCCGAAAGTTAAAAATGGATCGAAAATAACGAGTTTATTGAATGCATCGAAAACTAAGGAAAACGATTATGATTTGGATTACAATGATCCTTCTTTACCGCCATCTTTACCAAATCTACA TATTATACCATTCTTGGCGGCTGATGCTCTGGACAGCAAAAAAGGAAATGACAAAACAGTCTACGCTCAGGATAAATCGTCAAATGATTCTATTGAGTTCACGAATTTATTTTCTCCTCCAGAAAAAACAGAAG GAGGTTTTGTTCCAAATAGTAACCCTGTCATTTTGGAAACCCTTTACGATAATGCAGTGACAATACCTTCCTCATCATCATCAACAGAAAATCCACCAG CTAGCTGTTCATCAAGGGGAGAAAATATCCTACATGGCCAATCTGTAGCATCGGATTCTCCATGCACGACTTGTACTTGTTTTTATGGTAACATAGTCTGCCAGAAGGTATCATGCCCATTACCCAAACCAAATTGTAGAAAATCTATAGAAGATTTAAATTTGTGTTGTCCTGTGTATTTATGTG ATGATGTCGACAGCCCTGTTAATGTTCATCGTAAAAATACTCCTGGAAACAAGGAACCAACATTGGATCCGTTCAAAGATGTCATCAAAACTGAACCAGCACCAGACCTTCAATCCCTGATGGTAGATATGCTGCCACACCTTACAAAAAAAACCACCAAAGAACCAACTATTTATATAACAACTCTTCAGCCAGTTACAGTACAACCAGAAGCAGAGAAGACCATCGATAAAAAAGACGACACGTTAGGCTTAGATAAAGTATTGAAGCTTCTTCTTGGAGGATTAGATGATCGAAAAGCAACTTCATCCTCCCACGAGGAACCGATAGCAAAAAACTCTGGAAACCCAGCAGTTACTGATGTTCTGAATAATTTGGAAAATGAAGATCGAAATTCCAGTGCAGCAATTCTCAAACTGGCTGGTTGTAATATTTACGGAaggatgtacagggtgggaaGAATCATATCCGAACTATCTGGACCATGTTTAGAATGTAAATGTACTGAAGTTGGAGTCCAATGTAAACAATTAACGTGTTGA